Genomic segment of Apium graveolens cultivar Ventura chromosome 7, ASM990537v1, whole genome shotgun sequence:
GGAGATGTCTAGTTTCTATagattttagttaattattttatattgTTTCCATTGTCTTGTTAGGAGTTTACTTCCAATTGAGGCATATTCACCATTTTTCCTTATTTTAGTCATTGATGCACAGATCTACAAAATGAGTGAAAATAACTCCTTTTAGTCCAGATTTTGGGATTACTTGTCATTAATACATCAATCGAGTAAGAAAATAAAGGCAGGAAAATCTTGATATTTTGAAGATCAAAATGGTAGAACACTTGATTAAATATTTGAAGAACTATTCATAGTCCTCTTCAAGTGTCGTGCCTGCGGGCTTTGTTATTCCAACTATTGAAGTAGCAAACTTTGAGATCAAATCAGCGTTGATCACTATTATCCAACAAAATCAGTTTGCCAGTCTTTCATTTGAAGCTCCTGCATTTTATCTGCAAAAGTTATAATAACTTTGCTCTACCATCAAATATCGGGGTGTCGCTACAGACCAATTAAAAGTCATATTATTCGTATTTTCTCTTCATTATAAAGCTTAAAAATGGTTGAATGATATCAATATAACAGAGTGGAATGCAATTGCTCAATCTTTTTAAACTGGGTACTTTCCTCCGAATAGAACTGATGATTTGATTGACAATATTAATGCTTTCAAACAAGATTATGGAGATTCTCTTAAAGATGTTTTGGGGAGATTAAAAGATATTCAACGTGTGTTTCCTCGCCATGGTCTTAAGAAGTGGTTTCTGCTCAAACGCTTTTATAATGATCTTGACCTAAAATAAAAGATATTGTTAAAACTGCTATAGGTGGTGCTTTTCTAAAAAAAAGAGTTGATTATGCGTATACTTTTCTTGAAAATTTGACTGTAAATCACTTCAATAACCCTCAGACATCTAAGATATGGGTAAACTTGAAGTGGATGCTTATGCTCTCCTATCATCTATGCTCGTTGCATTAACTCAGGTGATCTTTTTATTGAAGAGTTCACAGTCATCTGCTCCTCCTATGGGTATTAATGTATTGTAATATATGGCTCATATGAACAATTTTATTTATAAAGTATGTGGCCTTCAAGGCTACTTCAGTAATGAATGCTTGTACAAAGttcagaaataaaaaaaaaatcagataGAGCGAGAAAATACTTTTCAACAGAGGAAACAATATAATATGTACTGCAACATATATATTCCTTGTTGGAGAGATCATACAAACTTTTTATACATGAACAACAATACTCCAAATCTTTCTATGCCTAATCACCAGCACCGATGTTAGAAATCTTATCAGCATTTTCAACAAGAGTATAGGCCTTCTCAAGGACCTATAAATCCTCCTAGTTTTTAGTAGCCCCTCAATATTATGCTCTTCAAGCTAGTCAAGCTGCACAACCTGATCAGACAAATGAGATGCTGAAATTACTAATGGAAGAGATTAAAGATATGAAAGTCTATAACAAGATGGAAACCCATACTGCACAATTGGCTAGTTATTCAACTACAAGGCAACCTGGATCTTTACTATCACAACCAACAAATTCAAAGGAGATTGTGAATGTTATATCTCCTAGAAGTGGTCTTACCTATGATGAGCAAGAAAAAGAAATCATTATAGATGACAAGGTGGACATTATTGTTGATCAAACAAACAAGGGTAGAACTAAAGGACGCAAGAAAGTTGCTAACTAGAAAATTATAAATGTTTCTCCACCATTTGTGCCTCAGTTGTCATTCCCTAGAAGGATGAAAGGAACAATGGTAGATTGGCAGTTAGGTAAGTTCGTGACACTTGTCAAGAATCTTAAAATAATAGTCTCTTTCACTGACTTAATTTCTCAAGTTCCATCATATGCAATGTTTTTAAAGAATATATTGACAAAGAAATGATATTTTTGTGAGAGGGAGACAGTTTATTATACTAAAGAATACAGTGTTGTTTTACAAAATAAGTCTCCACCTAAACTTAAAGGTGCATTGTTTATTGACAAAGCTTTATGTGACTTGGGCGTTAGCGTCTCTGTCATTCCTCTCtcaatttttcaaaaattaaatatGAGAGAGTTGAAATGCACACATATGATATTGCAAATGACAAACCATTTAGTAAAATATATATTGGGTATTTTAGAGGATGTTCTTATCAGACACCATAAGAAACAGGTTAAAAGACATCAGTTATAAACTGATGTTCAAAGTTTTTAAAAGCGATGTCTTtgcatgtgtagagaaaggtccGGAGTTTTAGACATTGGCAGTAGACAATAATTTTAATTTAGAAACTGATgtattttttctaatatattacATTTTAACACATGATCACGAGTTCAATAATAGTTTATCTTTTAATTTCTATCAATTTAAGCATATGACACACAAAGAAAAAAAACGACAAAGACAACATTTATGAAAATTAGGACGTTGTAAGTAAGTACTTTTAACATCGGTTATTTTATGAACTGATGTAAATTATAATATTAGACATCAGTTATGTAAGCTTGTATTTAAGATAACTTTTGAACTGTTGTTAAAGATGTAATTTAACATCGGTCATTTTGTTCATAAAAGACATCATTTGCTATGTTATAAGCCAATGTCAAACATCTATAGGATACCAGTTATTTGTTAGGTTTGATTGACATATGAATCATGTTCTTAAGACCAAACATGCATTCAATTGACCAACTATACATCGTCAAACATTGTCCAATTGACCAGTATACAAAAATCAATATACCAAAACCAAACATGCATTCAATTGGCCAACTACATTGTTCAATTTATCcaaatatcagaactaactaaaTATTCCAAATTAACCATCCAATATCGAAACTAATTATATAATTTAACCATTCAATACTGAAATTACAACAATATTAACACAAATCCATTATCCACTAGTCCATCCAGTCATATGAAACTTGTCACTGAGCAGCCAACTGCCTTTGGTTCTTTGTCTAAGGATCATGCCTCTTCTCTCTTTGAACCCCTCCCCGAGATGCACCATGAGTACCTGTGGATAGAGCATCAAAACATTGACACACTATCACAATAATCAAGACAGCTACTAACTTTATGTTGCATGCCTTGTCGTGCTGTTTGACTTCCATCATTAAGTCACTCTATTAGACAGCTACTCACTAATTTATCGGACTCCTTATCAGAACTGCTTACACAACATCTCAAGCATTAGTAAAGCATGACATTTCCAAAATGCATTCCTTTCCTAATAAAGTCCTTAAAAACAAACCTATACTTCTAATATACTAACATAAATGCTCATACCGTAAATCAGCATTCATCACCAGTACAAATTCTGTAATCTAAATTAAAAATGAAACAACTAAATTTTAAAAACCCTGAACTAGAGAAATATTAAAACAGCGGCTATAAATAGGAGCACCAAATATACAAGTCAATACCATGTCAACATCCATGTTGGGAGGAAACACGACATTTCTTTGTCTAGATGATACAGTATGAGGTTGTCCTGGAAACCGACCTGCTCTCAGAAGACCACCAATGACGCCCAAGCTCATTAGCCTTAGGTAATGGAATGGCTTTCCCGTTTCCTCAGTCTTCAAGAAAGGGTACAAGTAACAATGTATCTTAACTGCAAGGAGATAAGTAAGTTAATACAAGTCTGTGTACTATTAACCTTATCTAGCTCCTTAATCATCCTATTAAAATCAGTTAATAACAATTAGTGCATAAGTTTTGCGAAATCCTCATCCCAGAATATATGTAACAAACTTGTATCTTCAACTGAAGTCTTGATTTCACCTCAGTGTCCTGTTATTTTGGTGTTTACATAAACATATCATATTAGCAATACTATATCCCCAGCTCTTGCATCATTATTCTTGACACTATCCAGGATGCAGTCTGTATAGCCATATACAAGTGTTTAGAGTGAGTTTAAAGACCCAATTAACTATGGGTGTCGATCTATTTATATTTTGATGTGTACCGAAATTGTATCAGAATTATTTGCTCAGGTTCTTACTAGGACGATCAAGTCTATACCATGCATTATAAACCTTATAATTTAAATATGGCTGGGTAATAATTTTCATGAACACTAACATAATAGCTATTCATCAAGTCGACTTGATATGTACTAACATTAAACAGGGGGTATTAACTAAAAATCCTTTTTTCAGTAAACACCTAGCAGAAACACTAGAAAGGGAgattaatttgaattttttagTAACCAGATTAAATACTCTGTACTGTCTTACATGTAAGGTGATATATTTCAGTAAAAAATTCTTGGAAGCAAAAGAAAGTTAAGTTCAAATTTTAATAGACAATTACTGATTGTGAAAGTTCGTTTCAATATTCTATGGATTTTAGACACAAATGGAAGAGTCATGATTCAAGCAAACACTGAACATCAACCACTGTCGAAGGGTCACCTACCTGCATAATAGAGAAGATTCAGATGATATTTGGAGTAGAACCTTATAGGCATATCAGATCATATTAAAGCAAATTAATATGCAATCAGGTAAGAAACAATGGACATTTTCTTGAACTATGGTTCTGATTAAGCAAATTCATCTCAATATTGCATTCGATTCAGAGCCAAAACTTGAAATTGCACTATGCGCTGCACTCTCACACTGCACTCTGCGCACCTCTTTCTTTTGATATCTAATATCTTATCTACCCTATATATTACAGTGTTTTTGTTGCCGATGTCGAGATTTTCAGATATTGAAGCTACAAATAGAAAGGATTTTACTGTCCTCTGTCTTGCTTATATAGTAAAGATTCAGATATGCAAAAGATCAAGTCTGTGGAGCTGGCATCAGTTACTTCAAGTTGTAATTCCAGATTTGCTGGCAACAAATGATTTCTGTATCATGCATAGCGGACCAAGCAATTTGGCAATGTATATGCTCATGTCAATTTTATTTTCATAAGTATAATATCAATCAATTGCAGTTGCTTAGCAGGAATAAGTTTGCTGCTTGTGTCGTTAAACTTCTCTCGCCTTGCTAAATATCTATTGTAAAGTTTTAATATTTCTACTTTTGATTGCAGTTGTTTAGTTGAAACCAAGTTGATTCCCGTTAGTGGTAACATATTTCTGTTTATCAACTGATAGTTGTTTTAAAGCCGATTGGCTGGTCCGGGATATTGCTAAAAGTTTCTGAGGTTATTTCTGTACTCATGCTTTATTATTTATAGACAAAATTGCATTTTGGTGTTCATATTAACATATTATACCAGCTTGAAATATAAAGTGAATGCATTTATATACCAAAACACGTCAAGTTCGACAATATCATGTGTAGTCCACAAGTAACAATATCAGACAGCAAGTAATCAGAAAAAGTTATAGAAAGAAATTAGCTTATTTTATTAGGTGAGAAGAAGCTATAACTGTGGATACATCCAACTATGTTTAAAGAAGAAAAATGTAAATATTGAATACATTAACAGAAACCAGTCACATAGCTTTCAGAGAGTTCAGAAAAATACCATTAAGGAACTGCATCTTCGTTTGAGGGTGAGTGGCCAAGCACTGCATTCAATAGAAAATACACTTTGATATTAGAGTTAGATACACAATTTTTAAGTACAAAGAGTACCAGCTATAGCTCCTTCATAAGTAAAAATAAATTTGACGTAAAGGTGACCAATGTGGGAGGAGCTCCAAAAGTTGTCTAATGTACTCTACTCATCTAAAGGCATTTAAATATGAGACTGattaaagaagaactttggtgGGTTCTTAGGCTGAAATTGATCTGCCTTCAAACATTGAAAGCTCTTTGACATAAAAGTTCGAAAATTAGGAAATGGAACAAATAAAGAAATTACATTACAAAGTTAATACCACTAGAAAAGGAAATTCAAGGGGCAGAAAAGACCTCAAACAAAACAAGTACATCACAAACTTTACTTGAATCTTTCATAGCAAGCTTCTTAGGTGTTAACGACTTGTATATTGATAGTACTTCCTGCAATAAAGAAGATATTTCCATTAATCACCAACTGTAAAACACAATATTCTCATTGTGAATATTCCCATTAAAGTCAATGAGGCCTaacattattatttaaaataaataagaggAAACTACCAAATACAATATCTCTTAAAATGAGTAAAAATTCAcaactaaaattaaaaaaaaaaaacaacTTACATCTGCTATCTTCCCAATTGCAGACTCCCTGAACAACTTAGTCCATGGAAACTGAGACGCACTCACAGCTGACAAAGCCCTACCAAAATAATCAGCAAAACACATCATTTGAATATCCTGCTGAGATTCATAAGATGCCTGCAATCACAGCACAACCACCAATCAATAAAAATCACATCCTTCAAATATTCATTTGTTTAAAACATCAATAAATTCACATCACATCAACATTTTGCTATCAATTAATCAAAACCAAAAACACATACCCATTCAGTATAATCGATATATATTGCTTAATCGAGATAATCAAATAATCAAACATTAAttcataaaaatataaaaaatctAAAATTACAAACCGAGCAAACAAACTCACGGAAATAATGCAGCCAAATCATCAGCATCAATCTTCGCAGCAGCTTCTGCAACTCTATATACTTCAGATCTTTAGAAACCAAAAAACAAAATATGAAAACCAAACCAAAGAATCTTAAAATATGAAAATAAACTAAAGAGAATATGAAGAAACAGTACATAATCTTACTAATTGAAAGTTAACCAAGAATCCTAAGATGGGTTGAAATAATCTGGCTTAATTTGTACTAAATTTTAATTAGGGTTCATATCTTCTAATAAAGGGGTTTTTTGTTAAAGCCCGAGGGAGAAAGCGAGGTGTGAGAGAGAGCAGGAGGGaggggagagagaggggggagcGGGTGAGAGAGATTTGTGTAGTAAAATTAGGGTTAAAGTTTGAAGAGAGATTGACAGACGAGGGATAGAGGtctaatatcccatattttcagatattattattattattattattttaagtttttatgtgatttttatgtgaattttagtgaataatatcataattggaattgatgttggatgtttatatatgataatttttgcttattttaatttttatatgtacagaataaaatatggataattaagatatttttatggtaatttttggactgttatatgattttataataatttattaatttattaattattttatgattaattagaaaattattttataaacctgggaatcgtctgacttcaaccatttttatatttttacaacccaaaaccCTTCCGAAAACTCGTTTCTAATctaatctggatattctgaacatttttcgtgttttagctttttcgatctggattacggtttaacACGACGAGTCCCGGCgaaaaattttcgatacgataatcatttcggtagatcaataaaacccgtattctcgagaggacggatattattacattattttctcatagggtgttttattagaagctcggttttgataattatccaaatctggtattaaattgtatcgtttaaTAAGCgactaagtaatctattttcggatccgatatgatccaataggatacttCTTACGTGTTTAAGATGCATTTATGTGAATCAATCCGGAATTTGAACGTGTGTTTATTAGCATCTTTATCGAgatattcattttattttattttatgtgcATTTGAATGCATTTTATATGTTTTCGGGAATTTCTGTTAATTTAGGGATCGTCTTTGTGTTTCAAAAacaaacggaccgggaccccaccgggacgttaaAGTCCACAAAATTCGTATTTTTATCTTTATAGAATTATCTGTATTTCAGATACCCTTTAGTtcgcatttttgaattattcgcaattttggggaattttgatataaattatgtattttatcattgttttaaaattatttcccgTAATTATTATTCTGGGTCtatttattataattaggggataaaaaaacacccttaatttattttgatgtaataatttctgtaaaaatataaatagcagcagattcttttattttattattttttattaaaattttcagaaaataaaaaatttcaagaaCAAGAGTTTGGGGGTGTTCTTGAACCTCTATAGATCAATCCATTGATTTCATATGATCCTGATTTCCGTTTTTAAAGCTCTAATATCAGAATCGAACCTCTCAAACTCTTCTATCATATATTGCTCTCAGTTTTCATCGAGGTTATACGAATCAAAATTTTCGATTTTAATTATAATCGATTGAAATTGGGTGTTTAATTTCGTGGTGGTTTTGATTGTTTTTTATGATAGTAATAGATTTATCTTCGTATTTATAGTCGATTTATATATATTTGGATTGATTATTTTCGGTTTCGTGCTAGTCGAACTCGGGTTGTTGTTCTTCGTTTTAACTTGATTTTGCGGATTGTTGGCTGATTGTTTGATGTTAAGGACGATTGTGTTAGATTGTATATTGCATAAGCTTTATTTTCGTTCATATATGGTTGAGTTTGGTATAGAAACGAAGCGAATCGTTAATTCGCCAGGAAGGACGAGCGTTAGTTCGTCGTCCTGATCGGAATCGATGTTTCAGTCATCGTTTGTCAAAATTGTTGCAATTTTTGGAATTCTGAAGATGTGTTGAATTGGTTGGGGGTGAAAAACGCTTAAAAACGAGACTGATTAGACATGGTTTGGGCAGTCGGAGTATGGCCGGAGATTTGAACGCCGACCGGAGCTCAACCGGATTCTAGAGTTTCCAGAAAACGGCGAGATTCCGGCGACATTCAAACAAAAATCCGGCCATGTTTTTGGGGGCTGGCTCTTTTTGATCTTCAAACTCCAAAACTCATTTACCAAAAGTTGTTTctgtttttatatttttctaatttaatcaaaaatcattttctatttcctaaaaatcatttattctaatttcagaaatcatttagttattattttaaattctaaaaattatttctcttattattttcaaaaatccatatttgttttaattatttataatttattttcattgattatttatagatttatttaattggttaattcatttaatgaattaattttatttataaatagttaaataaaatacaattatttataattaattcaaataaatcctaaaaattgttttaaacttttaaaaattatattttggtatttaaaaatttcgagactcagaaaaatattccgctttcaataaaaatactttcgagacccaaattcttttgtttcgaaaggtcgcttgattTGAAAATCGATTCTGAGTCGCATATTGATTAAAAAGTTGtattttgacctgatttcaattttaaacttaccgagtcgaaccttttgatgaaccgagtcctgtgttatatgaattatgtgatatgagAGTTACGTGTTTATGCGCTATGTAAATTACATGCGTACGTGGGTCATgagtcttgtatttgactgttttccttatatgtgggctatcgtgggtagacgataggatttggACGCGCAGCTCGTTGAGTAATTATGGATTAGAAGATTaaattgtatcttttaattatagatgcagatcaTTCGAGACAATCAGAAACAGATGTTGGATAAAGATtaaaatggaatggtattggatatcagACTTTTCGAGTGTGACTAACCGCTAAAACCCAGGAATCACAGGAGCAACATATCAGGAAAAtgttgaaaagaaagatggtgatgttttgagaacagaatgtcagaataaatGCGTCTTTTCGAGTGTGACTAACCGCTAAAACCCAAAGGAatgtatccctatcatcacttatttttcaagtgatatttattttaaattttcttatgcaagtattgctttccctattctcagttcgtaatagataaatgttttacatatcgctgaattaaatgattatgtttatgcaagtactcttcttttattctatattcagaatagctaagtgattttacttatcaaattactggatttacaaatgttttggattttgggaaagatgatttggttgtgaatattcctacccatgtaaatgggggaataaattTATTTCGAttgtcgattattatgacccctttcgataaaatgttttaagattggatggttactggttgcgtaagaggccgaggcaccggtccaacgtgagctattatacggaagtgtaatatcttacaaggcaaatatatgccttttcttgcgccctataggtaccatatggctgcgggatacgggtagtacctatatttatggtatggctacgggataccggtgttgtttcatgactgatcatcaggaacaataTAGTGTATAATTGGTTCCAGTCCAAAATGTagtttctaaattattttgataatcatagaataaatgatttatcaactgtttttggtttggattaaaggtgaaatgcagttttgattcagtttttgTTTTTGTGGATACTTTGTtggttgttaaatatcaaaggtggtattagtacatatgattggtgttgacttcaatatgggatgttgtgagcatcaaagttcgtagtgatatctaatttgatatgacaacaaaatgagtattattatcaagagttcggttttgaataaagtttatgatttatttcataatcattgcttcttgttagtGTTGTTTAGGATATTTcagtaaacactattttacgagttttattctcgtcaagattcaaagtattgctgaagcatttcgctcaaaaatatcaaaaagagttttgaatatagtaagaaacaattacccgattctttaataaattttttgtttcggcaattatgattttaaaatatccTGCGTTATTGCAGTTgttgattttatatcaaaacgaccctatatttactataatgatcttgctgagcatttctttcgctcatacttgcctgttttcaaatttaacctccagtgaggattaacttgcgctgtttagccgcgtaattcgaggaagcaaagaagaagcttttggaaggtggttggtccagggtttgcggactagtgtaaattctattatataaagttgtttatattatattatattatagttgtgtattttatagttgggcctagtataattcttttcgaagttatactagcggcataacgactcgtgtgtttttgaattatttaaatatgtgattattacggaaattattaaaataaaatatgtgtattggttttgaccgctctGTGTTGGTTAATTATTgtataggtgtaatttataatataccgggttgttcgtgtgattaattatggagtcgtattggattgcttttattttccAAAGTGGAattggtgcaaatttatttgcataaatattgggaatgtttcaaaaaaaattatttttatgattttataattaaaataattatttttaggattttataaaattgagaaatcaatatttcattaattatttatcattaaatgattttctgagtatgtttaatggtaaaatccatatttaattctaaaattcttcaaaaattatgaaactcatatttatgtaagtttgaaatattctgagaattttaaaattattttggaaattttcgggattaattttacctgcgcgttgtttcgttaatagttaaaaagcgggtataaatcgagcttcagaaattgttttaaaatttcaaaatttacgtttttatttactttgggatatttgtaacatcttaagactgttttcgtaaattcctgaatttatttaaaatacagCTCGATTCGTTAATTTCGAAATGGGGATACGAGTTacatttcaaaaatgttttaaaaattataaaaattctatttcattagtttcgggatttttagaaaattttaggATTATTTTGGGTACGGTTTGGGTAATAATTATTCGCAGATTTTACCGTTAAATTGATTAAAATGATACGAATCGGTTCTTAATCAGCCAGGACACGACACGTGTCCATTAAACGGGACACGTGCCGTGTAATTAAACGAAACAGAGGAGTGAGTCGTTGGAGATGGTAAACATCAATCTGTAGTCTCTCAATCTCTCATCTCTCGTCCTCTCTCTCTCACTCTACTCTCTCTCCGCTCTCTCTATTATTAATCTCTCTCGgtctttcctttcttttcttgtTATCGTTCCTTCTTATTACTCCTTATGCCGCCTGAGTTTCGGTAACTACTTCCAGCCTTTTTGTTTCGATTGCTAATCGATTCATCTATGttgttaaatatatatatatacatacgtgaTTGTATGTATGCGTATTGATGTGTGTATATAGTTCGTGTATATGTGTCTATGTGGGTGAAGTTTGGGTGCGTGGCTTTGAACTTTCCGGTCATCCCTGTGTTCTTGGTAGCTTTGCGATGTTCGTGTTATGGCGCGTTGTGCGCGTGTAACCCTGTTCTGTTACCTTGTTCTGTTGGTTGTATTCCGGTTCTGTAATTTGAATTAAtccgtgtaattattttaattacaggGAATTATGACTACGATTCATGATATATATAATTTTTTGCGATTGGTTTTAACTGAATTAATTGGTGGAATTTTTGTGTTGGAACCCGAATAATTGGGTGCCCcgaaaattttgccgccgtcggcgatgagcctcgacgagccgacggtgggcaaTGATGAATCATTTATGAGTcctacaaataaaaatataaacatgcgagtaataataattaataactaaattgtatcggtgattggaattTATAAGTTATAACTGGTTGTCGTGGTTCGAATTGAATTATGATTTGtgttattgacgtcgatgatgtttcgacgggtagtctta
This window contains:
- the LOC141671563 gene encoding cell differentiation protein rcd1-like isoform X2, whose product is MMCFADYFGRALSAVSASQFPWTKLFRESAIGKIADEVLSIYKSLTPKKLAMKDSSKVCDVLVLFECLATHPQTKMQFLNVKIHCYLYPFLKTEETGKPFHYLRLMSLGVIGGLLRAGTHGASRGGVQREKRHDP
- the LOC141671563 gene encoding uncharacterized protein LOC141671563 isoform X1; translation: MMCFADYFGRALSAVSASQFPWTKLFRESAIGKIADEVLSIYKSLTPKKLAMKDSSKVCDVLVLFECLATHPQTKMQFLNVKIHCYLYPFLKTEETGKPFHYLRLMSLGVIGGLLRAGRFPGQPHTVSSRQRNVVFPPNMDVDMVLMVHLGEGFKERRGMILRQRTKGSWLLSDKFHMTGWTSG